The Festucalex cinctus isolate MCC-2025b chromosome 12, RoL_Fcin_1.0, whole genome shotgun sequence genome segment cACCAGTGACCTGACGTGACCTGACCGGAGTTGGGCAGGAAGTCACGTGTCGTCAACACGTGAGCCAGGGGATGGTTGTTGTTAGTGTATGGAGCAACTGGGGCCTCCATCCCGCCCATTCCCGCCCTCGCTAACTGGCTCTTGTCACGCTCGCAATGAGGCACATTTCTGGCGGCAGTTTTGAACTCAATGCTTTGGAAATATAAAGTACGTTTAATTCACTTGGGTGGCTAATGCAGAAACAGTTGTTTCTGCTCaggaatataaatatatatttttatgtatgtttaattcaatacaaaaacttatttattttttttgtttttttaatccaaggTTATTAAGGTTAATAACTCCTGAGATGGTCAGGATtttgcaattaaaacaaaaacaacttctacttaagattttttttaaataccttttatataaataaataattgggatatatatatataaactatataattttaaaattaaaaataaataaataaatatatatatatatatatatatatatatatatatatatatatatatatatatacacatattaggggtgtgaattgcctagtacctgacgattcgattcgtatcacgattcacaggtcacgattcgattcgataccgattaatcacgatacgaatttataagtcgattgttgcgattttttttcattcaaatttagaaaatactaatcagtaagcttgtagagtgtaagatttatatgaaaatgtattatttatttatctgaaatttcagtcttatagaggttgtaatctgtttcatgtttgaacagcattaaaataaaatattaaggcttaatgttccgttcatataacattcttccatgctcaaggtgtgaatcctaaaaaaataaaaaataaaaaaaaaatatcgccgaatcgatttttttaacacccctaatatatatgtatatatatgtatatatgtatatatgtatgtatatatgtatatatgtatatatgtatatatgtgtatatatatatatatgtatatatatatatatatatgtatatatatataaactatataattaaaaaaaaatatatatatatatatatatatatataactatataatttaaaaaatatatatatttatatatatatatatttaaactaaTAATGCACCAATTCCCAAAGTTAGGTAGAGTATATAGTGGAAAAGAACATACTACTTGATAAtccaaaatttaaataaaatgtaattactaaagacttgaaaaaaaaaaataattaaaagatgtgccattgattatttttaaaaaattactgaaaaaaataagttgGAATGaaatttaatctaaaaaatgtTCGCTATATTATAACCAGCTAGTTAGTAACTATTTAAGTCAATCACTGCTGTTCGTAACTAGTTATCTTTATAACAAGTAGTAACTGATTTATATTTAGCTAGTCACAAGTTAGCTTTATTATGGGTGGCTTGCGATAAACTAGTTATCTTCTTTAAAAGTGGTTAGTAACTAATTCACTTAATTATAACTATCAAGTAACTAGTTGGCTTCATTAtaatttctctttcttttttttttctttttttaagagataATTCTCGTGTGTCAAAATGACATGCAACTAACTCATCACGTCACACAGCTTTTAAATGACATACCCACTTTCAAAAGTGATGTCACAGGGAATTGACCTGAGAGGTCATCTTGAGTCTTTAAAAGCGAAATTTGGATTCTCGAGACGAGACAAACCAAACCAGAGCTCCAgaaaagaagaaacttattggCTTCCTTGGCAAGAAGAATGAGGTAACTTTGGTTTCCGCTTGTATGTATGACTCCATTTGGTCCTGATGTGATCATGtccattttgtactttttttgtggtttgaCGACGTGGTTTGACCTGCAAACTGAGTCCAGCGCCCGTTTGATGACGTCACACAACAAACTGTGAACAAACACACCCaaaaggtcaaaggtcaagTCTTGTTTATACTCTGTTGCACTGTTGTGCATTATGAACCTATGCTCACTTTTATTGTTACTTGATGAATTGAATCCATATATTGATGTCATGTGTCTGTGACTTTTGACAATTTACAGTGGAAGCAACAGGACAAACCGAAAACAAGCAATTGTAATAGCGGATTTTGCTCTTTCAGAAATAAATGAAACACTTCGGTGCACTataataattgtattttatttttttacaagtatgaCCAGGTTGTCAAGATGAACAACTGTGAGAAGATGACTCTTCATTCAATTTGATATTTCATTGTCATTATTAAATCTTGATCAAATTATTGAATCATGGAAATCCTGGAAGTGTTTCTTCctaaaatttgtaattatttttcatgtatttattttattttatttatttcaatattttttaatatgttttttgaTAATATCTTAACTGTTATTCTTCGTTttctaattttaaattaaaaaacatgtttaaaaaaatattcctattattattattattattattattaaagtatGGAGAAGATACttaaatttgccattttgcggtatttaataaaaattaaaaaaattaaataaaaaaggatgcgtctattttcttttttttcaacagttaAATCGCCCAGTAGTAAGCAGTATGTCGTGAACCGTgagcgccatctggtggcagtAACGACATAAAACAGCAGTATTTTTCGTCATGTGATCATTTAGTCATGTGACCCGGAAGCGAGTGGTCTTGCTTGACAGCAAGCGCATATTAGCGTTCTCCGCGTTCTTGTCGAGATGTTTTCATCATGGTAATCGCCTTCGTCATCCACACCGTGTGCCCGATCGGGGCGCTCACTCCCGGGGAGAGCAGAGTGCTCTACTCCCGCGTCTTCGGAGCGGACGAGGCGCTCTTCCAGGGCGGGCAGCAGCGGCAGCTCAACGTCGAGGAGAGACGACTGTTGTCGGCCGAGAAGATCGCCGTGGTGGCCCGGTACGTCGGTGGTGATTCTTAGTATTATTCTTACTTTTATGATCGTCCACCAGAACCACATGGACGCTGACTAAAACGTCACTGTGACGTCATTATCGGGCGCTTGCATAAAGAATTCAAAATTgctgtttttatattatttttcgtTACGTTAttactcattattattcattatttaataTACAATAATTGCATTTTTCATCAATAATTTTGTCATTAGTTTTCATCTAATTTTGATTTgtattcaattttagttttatttgaatATGATAAATATTGTACTGTTTgctgttttcatatttttttcgtTACGTTATTacgaattattcattttttaacatttaatatgtaataattgtaatttttcatccctaattttatttgtgattagttttgatttgtattcaatttttgatgATTTGCATATGACAAATATTTTACTGTAATGCATTTTATatactgattttattttaaatcactatataaTTAATACACCACATATTTTAATGCATTATATTAGTTAATATTATACTAGTCAATATTTATTGTTAAATCCAGTAAATTattcataaaataatatttgtaaTAGTAATTTACTATTTTTGTTGCAATTGTTCCCACTCAACTGTATTATTACTTTTAATCAGCATATTAATACTATTtcaatttattatatttatttatgaatgcatatcactattttttttatcaaagcaTTATTGGGGGTATGCATTGGTATGCGGTATGGGttatatattaataaaaaacgatATTGATGCAAGTACTTCCCCCacacttttattattatcattattatcattataaaaaaagtagttttgaacatctgtaattattattattgttatcatcatcatcatcatcataattattatcataattattatttattctcctACAATACGCACAggccattaattaattaaactaagGTGATTTTGTCCTTTTGGGACCCAGGCAGGTCCAGAGCGCCGTCTCACTGCACCGGGAGGCCTCGGGGCGCCCCCTGGTGGAGACTCTGCCCGGCGAGGAGGTCCTGGCCCTGCAGGAGGCCGACAGCGGCGTGCTGAGACTGCGCGGCGGGGACCCCTACTGGCAGGAGGTCAGCGCGCTCTGGCTGGCCGTCAACTCCTTGTCCTTCGCGATGTTGTGCGAGCCTCACGAGAACCTGCTGCTGGCGGAGGGAACGCTGCGCAACCTCGCCAGGCACTGTCTGGAGCACCTGCACATGCTGGGGCAGGGCAGCGAGGTGAGGATGAAGCCTAAAAATTGTATTGTGTATTTTCAATACAGTATAAATATTTTGTGTGGCCATTTCCCAGGTGCTGTTGAAGAGCAGCCGGGTGGACGTCCTGCTGAGTCGGCTTCTTCCTCAAGGCCAGCTCCTCTTCCTCAACCATCGCTTCGCTCAGAGTCTGGAGAAAGACGTGGCCGCCCACATGAACAAGTGACCTCCAGCGGACTAATGACGGGCTGTCGCTGTTTACACTCCTGATAGCTCGCAGTTAGCCACAGGGGCTAAACGTGCACCATGTGGACTGGCCGAGCAGGAGAAACACGGGCACAAAAGGATCGAAGACAATCACCTCATTCATGATCgtgatcattaaaaaataatcaattctgTGTTTCATGTGACAAAAACTAAACACGTTCTCATTTTTAGTATaaaaaaatggtcaaatgattttattgcaattcgtttcgtttttttaaattttttttatatcatcaTTCATTGTAGTCCATTTTTCTCACTttgaataagttaaaaaaaaaaaaaaaaaaacaatttcataacAAATGGTATTTCATGATCATTtacacagggaaaaaaaaaaaatgaaattcacatttcattcatgaaaaaattaggtgttcgataccacttttttcagaccgataccgatactcaggccctcagtactcaccgataccgataccaactgccgatactgGTAGTATattttttgataaataaaaaaaaatcactaaaagatatttttaaacaaatatatttcctttaattttggcaaaaaaaaccaaaaacaaaaccagcacagtcactcttcaatagtcttaacgctcaaaataaaacacaaaaatgctcttttagtttaagattcacaattttgaagtatttccaaaccagtgaagttttggtgaaaaagtgctgcaagctagcgccagttacaggcaaggagaactcacttaacgtcttccccctctgccatcggtcgcttgtacttgtCTGCATCACGAGTATTcgagtacttggaaaaaaaggctggtatcggcccgataccgatacctggtatcggtactcacccatccctagaaaaaatattaaattcacATTTCATTCATGCTTAAGTGGCCGGGAGACAGTTTTACTTCACGAAAAATCAGGTTTTGCCTTAATTTTAATAAGTAAGACAGTTTAGTATGTACAGCGCATCTAAATAAGGCTGGTGTTGCCTTCAGGGGCGCGCTGAAATAACAGCGTTTACCACAAAACACCCGTGGGACCGTTCAAAACATTCTTAAATCTTTATTTTCCAATTGTCATCAATGTTGTTGACCTTCACACACTGTTAAAATTCAACAGTTTCCCCTCACAAAACAAACGCAGGATTTTTCCAGATTTAACTCAATATCTCAAACTAGCTAACTACTGTATCTATTTATGTATATTAACTAATTATCTGGGCTCACGAATAAGAAACGTTTTGAATTGTGTAGAatccattgtttttattttttttatttcatgctaAAACCGAACGTCTTCCCATTACCTTTGTTGTGTCTACCGCCACTATCAATATGGCTGCCACGAAGACGTGTCTGTTAACCTCTTTAACTTCATTTAACAAATTTTACGAGAAATTATGTTTGCATAAGAACACAACTCTACGGGGGATATAAATGCAATGTAGATGGCAGATGCAGTCGTTGTACTGTATAACGACTGCATCTAAATAAGGTTGTACAGtaaattttgttaaaaattagAGAGGCTAACAGACACGTCTTCGTGGCAGCCATATTGGTAGTGGCGTTAGTCCCAACAAAGGTAACCGGAAGCATGGACGTTAGCGTTTAGCATCGCCGTAGGCACGCAGTTCAAAAGGCGTGTGTCGTATCTTGTCGTGTTGTTCACTGGAGCAGTATAcagttgtatgtttttgttgttttcaagcCCTTATGGAATATAATTATAAccgaatgagagagagagagagagagagagagagagagagagagagagagagagagagagagagagagagagagagagagagagagagagagagagagagagagagagcaggaaGCAGACGAACATTGCGGCTCATGACCTCGTGCATGTTCACCAGCAAGGTAAGTTTGGAATGGATAAACttttcatcttttaaaaaaatattaattacaatAACCTCGTACTCTACTGGGCGTTTTTATGCCACGAAAAATGTACCAAACAATCCAGTACTGTcatgaaaaacaacacacaaagcAGGTCCAGTACTGTATTTGAAAACATCTGAAACAACAGTTCAGGCCTTGGCCACTGGAGGGCACTATGTCGCCATCCGTTCAATTTGAGCGCTGACAAGTGACAACTACagcaagataaaaataaaatctccctccctcttaaaaaaagaaaaaagaaaaaaaagaagcttgcagacattgaaaaacaaacagcGGCGCGGTTTGTTTTTCGGCGCGCGGTTTTTGTAATTACGTCCAATTAATGGCGCGCAGCGCAGGAAGTTGTTGTTTGCTCGCCAACAGCTGTTTGGATTAAACGGATGAGCGGGTGTCAAGTGGAGATTAAAATCACACCCGCCCGAGTCGACAAACCGGCCCGGAAAGAAGAATCGACGGGTTGTCATTGATTGCGTCATATTTTGGCCATTTAGACGCCATAGGAGATAATGGAAAGCAAAATTATCCGTCAAACCGTGAGCATCATTAAACCTTTATTAGTAGCCAACATTGAAATGTTCACCTAAGAAATGGCCATGCGCTAAAAAAGATTCAACTGAGTGCTAAATGCTGAGAGAATTAGTTTGTATTTTGCAACAGCAAAACCTTGTGTTATGTTGCCGGATACTTTGAATGCACCATGAAAAATATCCTATTTCAGTAGTCTGCTTTGAAATGTCAACATAAGATATACTAATGAGATAAATAATTATGggctaaatgctaatgctaacagaatTCTGTGATCATACAGCAAAACTTTGCTGCATGCTTTCATTGGGGGGAAACTAGTGCCCTCCGGTGGAAAATTTTACAATTTATGTACCACAACTTTTGCATACTTAATAGATGGGGTGGGAAcatctggctacctcacgatacgatatgatatgcgatacaaggctcaagataacgattatctcacgatatgacgataccgtgaTTAtccatatattgctcaggtaataaatccatgataatctacgataaaactaatcataaaataatgataataataataatgatgataataataataataataataata includes the following:
- the ap5s1 gene encoding AP-5 complex subunit sigma-1 — translated: MVIAFVIHTVCPIGALTPGESRVLYSRVFGADEALFQGGQQRQLNVEERRLLSAEKIAVVARQVQSAVSLHREASGRPLVETLPGEEVLALQEADSGVLRLRGGDPYWQEVSALWLAVNSLSFAMLCEPHENLLLAEGTLRNLARHCLEHLHMLGQGSEVLLKSSRVDVLLSRLLPQGQLLFLNHRFAQSLEKDVAAHMNK